A portion of the Scylla paramamosain isolate STU-SP2022 chromosome 32, ASM3559412v1, whole genome shotgun sequence genome contains these proteins:
- the LOC135089390 gene encoding uncharacterized protein LOC135089390 — protein sequence MMQHCDECSCATGNSAIVVTAYYYTDLPLPISQCFLRSETQQSIKNVSLSQDVAEKCKTLGITCLHIKIRATGGNKTKTPGPGGQSALRALARAGMKIGRIEDVTPVPSDSTRRKGGRRGRRL from the exons ATGATGCAGCACTGTGATGAATGCAGCTGTGCCACA GGCAACAGTGCCATTGTGGTCACTGCATACTATTACACTgaccttcctctccccatctcacAG TGTTTTCTTAGGAGTGAAACACAGCAGAGCATCAAGAATGTATCTCTTTCTCAGGATGTTGCTGAGAAGTGCAAGACTCTGGGCATCACCTGCCTGCACATCAAGATACGTGCCACGGGCGGCAACAAGACCAAGACGCCAGGACCCGGTGGCCAGTCTGCCCTGCGAGCTCTGGCCCGTGCCGGCATGAAGATTGGACGTATTGAG GATGTGACGCCAGTGCCCTCAGACAGCACACGCAGGAAGGGTGGCCGCAGGGGCAGGCGCCTGTAA